The window AAAATTCGCTTGACAGGAACACCGCAACCGGATAGTATTCATTTGAATACTATCCGGAGACAGAATGCCTCAACTGCTGACAGACCGTCAGGCCCAGGTCCTCCAATTTATTACCGGCTATCTCGCCGACCACGGATTTCCGCCGACGCAGCGAGAGATCATGCGGCGGTTTAAGATGAAGAGCACCCGGGGGGTCGCCCGCCATCTGGAAGCGCTGGAGAAAAAAGGCCATTTGAGCCGATCCCATCGCGGCGCGCGAGCGCTGGAGCTGCGCGGAGCAACCCGCGGCATTCCGGTGGTCGGAAAGGTCGCGGCAGGGGAGCCGATTTTGGCGACCGAGAATATCGAAGGGAGAATCGACCTCAATCGAAGCCTCGCCCGATGGAAAGATGCTTTTCTTCTGAAGGTAAAAGGAGACAGCATGATCCAGGCCGGGATCCTGGAAGGGGATTATCTTCTGGTGAAACCGCAGCCGGGCGCCGAGGAGGGAGAGATCGTCGTCGCCCTCTTGAATGGAGAGGCGACGGTGAAACGTTTTGAAAAAAAAGGAGAGCGCATCCTCCTCCACTCCGCCAACCCCGCTTATCGACCGATCGAGGTGACCCCGCAAAGCGGCGACTTCCGGATCATCGGAAAGGCCGTCGCGGTCATTCGCTCCCTGGAAAGCCCGATCGGTTGACTGAACCGGTCACGCTGAGCATCCGCGCTCATGAAAACCCCGCGAAGCATTTCTTTAATTTCATCATGTAAAAACCATCACACCCGGGAGGACCGAATGAAAATGCGGTTTCTGGAGAAGGTCGGGATCGATACCGACGTCATCCCGATCTGGGAGAAGCGTTACGGACCGGAGCTCCTCCCCGTCCAGGAAAAGGCGATTCAACAGACGTCGCTCCTTCAAGGGGGCAACCTCGTCGTCTTTGCTCCCACGACTTCCGGAAAAACCTTCATCGCGGAGATCCTGGCGATCTTCGCGATCCGGAAAGGGAAACGGGTCTTCTATCTGGTTCCCACCAAGTCGCTCGCCGAGGAAAAGTTCGCTCAATTCCGGGAGGCGTACCGATCCCTCGGCATTGTCACGGCGATCTCCACGCGCGATCATCGGGAGTGGGACGCGGCGATTCTGTCGAAGGGTTTCGATATCGCGATCGTCGTTTATGAGAAACTTCAATCGCTCCTGGTGACCCGTCCGTGTCTGCTGGAGGAGGTCGGCGTGGTGATCCTTGACGAGCTTCAGATGATCGCGGACGAAGAGCGGGGCCCCACGATCGAGCTGCTCCTGACCAAACTCCTTCACGCACGGGTCCGGCCGCAATTTCTGGGGCTCTCGGCGGTCCTCGGCGAGGGAGAGGCGCTGGCCCGCTGGCTTCAGGCTGATCTTTTAATCGAGGAGAAGCGGCCGGTTGAACTGCGGAAAGGAATTTTCTGCCGCGGGATTTTTTCGTATCGGGAACACAACAGCGGCAAGGAAGGAGAAGAGCTCTGGAAAGAAATGCGGGGGGAGGAAGAGATCGATCTGATGGTTCCCCTCGCCTCTTTTCTCGGCGGGGAGCGGGAAGAGTCGACCTTGCTTTTTCTCAAAGATAAGCCGACGGTGGAGAGCGCCGCCGTCAAAATCGGCGAGCAGGTCGGCCTTGCCCCCGCCGAGGAGGCGGTCGAGGAGCTGCTGGCGTTGGAAGAGACCACGGCCCGCGACTTTCTGATCCGGCTCCTTCGAAAAGGGATTGGAATCCATCATGCCGATCTTCCCCTGGAGCAGCGGCAGGTGATCGAGCGGCACTTTCGGATGGGGGCGATCCGCATCCTCGCCTCGACAAGCACCCTGGCGATGGGGATCAACTGCCCGGCGAAAAATGTCCTGATCGAATCCCGCCAGTGGCATTACTTCCGGCGTTATCACGGGACCGACACCCGGCCGCTCCCCCGCTCCCTCCATGAGAACATGGCCGGCCGGGGAGGGCGCTACGGCTACATCGGCGATTTCGGCCGGGCGATCCTGGTGACCCATTCTTCGTTCAGAAAAAAAGTCTGGATGGATCAATATATCGCCGGGATGATCGAGCCGCTGGAGCCGGCCCTCCGAATGGAGGAGATAGAAGAAATCCTCCTGAACCTGGTTGCCTCCGGCGAGGCGGCGACGTCAAAGGAGCTGGCGGGGTTTCTCAAATCAACCTACACCGCTCAACGCAGATGGAAAGAAAAAGCGGACAGTCTCGAACCGCTCATCGCATCGGCCGTTGAGAAGTGCCAAAACCAGGGAGCCCTTCAAGCGGTCGGAGAAAATCGCGTTGTCGCGACCGGGTTGGGACAGATCACCGTGCTGAAGGGAATCCGGCTCGCGACCGCCGTCGAGATCCGTCATTGGATGAAAACAACCGATCCGAGCCGCCTGACCGATCTGGAGATTCTCTACGCGCTCGCCCTCACCGAAGACGCAAAGCGGATTTACATTCCCCTCCCTTACCGGGAGCGCCGGTCTCGGAATTACCCGAGCCTCCTCCGGAAAGAAATTGCGCATCAACAGGAAGGAGGGAAAGAGATCTTTCAGCCGCGCTCCGGCGCCGTGCGGCCGAGCGAGGCGGAGGAGGCGCGCGCCGTCAAAAAAGCGCTGCTCCTTCAAGAGTGGATCACCTCCCGGTCGACCGTCGAGATCGAGCAGTTGTACGACCTCCATGCCGGCGCGATTGCGCGGATCGGAGAGGCCTTCTCCCGGCTGGCGGAGGCGGCCTCGGCCCTTGCCCGGGAGATCGGCTGGACGCCGGAGACGGTCCGGAGCCTCTCCGAGCTTTCCGAGCGGCTCCTCCAAGGGGTCACCGTCCAAGGGCTGGCGTTGTCGCGAATACACATCAGCGGATTAAGCCGAACCGCCATCGCCCGTCTGGTCAGGGAGGGCTACGACAGCCCGGAGGCCCTCCTCTCTCTTCCGATCGAGATTCTGGAGAAATATCTACCGGGGCGGGTCGCCGCGGCCCTCTTTCTCCAACTCCATGCAGACAAGGCTCAGAAACAGGGAGAGGATCAAAATTTCTATCGGCAAAGGGATCACGCCCGCGAGCCGTCGCAGGAATACCCTTCCCGGTCCGAGGCTTCCCCCGTTTTGTCGATCGATTTGGATCAGCAGTTGATCACTTACAAAGATATTCGGGTCGAGCTCTCCTCCTATCCCTTCAAGCTCCTGGCGGCCCTCGCCCGAACGCCGGGCCGGGTGGTCAACAAGGTCGCCCTCTACGATGCGCTTTATGGAAGCGCGGAGAAAGAAGACGAAGATGACAGGCCGTATGAGCGTCAGCTCGCCGACCACAAGAGAAAAATTTTAGCGCAGATCCGGAAAGCGGTGGGAAACCAGAAAAAGCGGGTGATTCTCTCCGAAGAGATCGAGAATCTCATTGCGGTCCGCCGCGGGGTGGGATATACATTGAACCTGAATCAGAGGGAAGTGTCGATCCATAAAGAGACGGCGCTTCGATAAGACAACCGAGACGCGCCGGTTGCAAGCGTCGCCTCACTCCTCCTGATCCAATTGCATCGACCATGGAGCGCTCAGTTTTTTCTCAAGCGCTTCGGAGGAAAGCGGCTTGCTGAAGTAATAGCCCTGCATTCCATCACACCCGTTTGCGCGTAAAAACTTTAACTGCGCCGCGCTCTCAACCCCCTCTGCGACCACCTTCAGGCCGAGGTTCCGCGCGAGGGCGATGATGGAAGTTACAATCGCCGCGTCGGTGGCGTTTGTTTCAATCTCCCGAACAAAGGATTGGTCGATCTTCAGAATATGGATCGGAAAACATTTCAGATAACGAAGGGAGGAGTAACCGGTGCCGAAATCATCGATCGAAATCTGAACCCCCAGCTTGTTCAATTCAGTTAATATCGAAACCGTTCTCTCTTCATTCTCCATCAGCATGCTCTCCGTTAATTCCAAACCAAGATGCCGCGGAGAAAGGCCTGTCTCCCCTAATATCCGTTCAACGGTTTCGATCAGTTGCGGCTGCTTGAACTGACGGATCGAGAGGTTGACCACCATGTGCATCAAGGGGAGGTTCGCCTTCTGCCAGGCGGCCGCCTGCGCGCAGGCGGTGCGCAGCACCCACTCCCCGATCGGCACGATCAGCCCCGTCTCCTCCGCAATCGGAATAAAATCTTGGGGACTCACCAGTCCCAACGAAGGGTGTTGCCAACGCAAAAGCGCCTCCACGCTGGTAATGCAACCGGTCTTCAGATCGACCTGGGGCTGATAGTGAATGCGGAACTCTTCCCGCTTCAATGCATAACGGAGACTGCTCTCCAGCGTCAGCTGCGCGATCGTCGCCGTGTTCATCTCGGCGGAGTAGAATTGATAATTATTCCGGCCCATCTGTTTGGCGCGGTACATGGCGGTGTCTGCATTCTTCAACAAAAGATCAATGTCGTCGCCGTCGAACGGATAAAGGGTGATTCCGATGCTCGGCGTGACAAAAAGCTCCGGCCCCTGCAACCCGAACGGGCGCGAGAAATCGTCGAGGATTTTCTGGGCCACTTTGGCGGCATCATGAACGGAGGTGATATTGGTCAGAACCACGGTAAACTCGTCGCCGCCGAGGCGGGCGACGGTATCGCTTTTCCGGACGCAATGCGTCAGCCGGCCGGCGGCCTCCTTCAGCAACAGATCGCCGACGGTATGACCGAGCGAATCGTTGACGAGTTTAAAGCGATCCAAGTCGAGAAAAAGGAGCGCCACCAGTTTTCCGTTGCGGCTTGCCTGAGGGAGCGCTTGGCGCAGCCGATCCTGGAAAAGAGTCCGGTTCGGAAGTCCGGTCAGCTGATCGAAATGGGCCAGATCGATCAGCCGCTCCTCGGCCCGCTTCCAGTCGGACACATCGCGGAAACTCCAGACCCGCCCGACCGGTTGCCCGTCCAAAAGATGGGGTTGCGAGAGTTGTTCAAAGACCCTTCCATCCTTGAACTCCAGCAGATCGAAACTCTCTGCAAGGGGGTTGGCGTATACCTCTTTGATCTTGGCGAGGAACCGCTTCGGGTCCTTCAACTGCGTCATGACGAACTTGAGGGCTTGCGTGTTATCCTTCGTATCGAGGATCCGTTGCGGAATCCGCCACATCGTTGCAAATTTCCGATTAAAGCGGATCATCTTCCCGTCTTGATCGACGACCAAAAGACCGTCTGCCGTCGCCTCCAGGGTCGATAAAATCAGGGAGGCCGACCGTTTGAGCTCACCCTCGGATCGCGCCAGCGCCTTCTTCGTCCGCTCGTCGGAAAGCACCCGCTCGACCGCCTCCGGGAGGTAATCGAGGTACGCGGTCGATTTCGTCACAAAATCACGAACGCCCGACCGCAGCGCCTTGATAATGGTCGCCTCATCGCTGAACGCCGTCACCATGATGACAGGAAGATCTTCTCCCTTCGCTTTTAGATTCATATAAAAATCGAGGCCGGTCATTCCCTTTGGAAGGGTATAATCGAGCAGGACCAAATCAATTTCTCCCTCTACCACCCTTTCCTCCCCCTCTTGAGCGGTCGCGGCGGTAAGGATCTTGTAACCGGCCCGTTCCAAGCACCTGCGCTCGAGGACCGCCGTGGTTTCGTCATCTTCGACGATGAGGATGGTTTCTTGAGGTTTGTCGGTCATTGGCGAGTCAATCCGGATTGACCTATCAAGGAGAGGGCGATGTTGTTCTGTCGGGAGTTCAACCGGTATACCGAGCGATGCAGAAGAAGAACGACGGCACTTTACCCACATTCTTCAATAGATTAACAGGTTTTAGTCTGTTGTCAATTTGAGGTAACGGCGAAAGAAAGATCTTTCACAGGGACAAGCGGATAAACAAATGAAACAAGATTTATCGTCGGGATACGGCAGGCGGCGGCTCCGGATTGGCGCCGGGGCGGATGATGCTCATCGCCATCGCGATCATGGCGCTCACGTCGCTGAGCGTGGCGGGGACCACGAGGGTGTTTCCCTCTTTGGCCAGATTTCCGAATTGATCGATATATTGTTCGGCCACCCGGAGTTGAACCGCCTGGTAGCCGCCGGGGGATTGGATCGCTTCGGCGATCTTGCGAATTCCCTGCGCGGTCGCTTCCGCCACGGTGAGGATGGCGGCGGCCTGCCCTTCCGCCTCGTTGATCTGCTGCTGTTTGTTCGCTTCCGAGGCCTTGATCACCTGCTGCTTCTCCCCTTCGGCCGCATTGATGGCCGAATCGCGGACCCCCTCGGAGTTGAGGATCACCGCCCGCTTCTCCCGCTCGGCCCGCATCTGTTTTTCCATGGCGGCAAGGACATCTTCAGGCGGGGTGATGTTCTTGATCTCATAACGAAGCACCTTGATCCCCCACGGCTCGGTGGCTTTGTCGAGCTCGCTGACGACCGCCAGATTGATCGTGCTCCGCTCCTCGAAGGTGCGGTCCAATTCAATTTTTCCGACTTCGCTCCGGAGAGTTGTTTGCGCCAGCTGGATGATGGCGAAGGTGTAATCGGTGACGCCGTAGGAGGCTCGCTCCGGATTCATCACTTTGAGATAGAGTACCCCGTCCACGCCGACCTGGACGTTGTCCCGGGTGATGCAGAGCTGCTCCGGAATATCGAGCGCCTGTTCCTTAAGAGAGTGGCGGTATCGAATGGCATCGAGAAAAGGGAGCAGGATGTGGAAACCGGCGTCGAGCGTCCCGCTGAACTTTCCCAGCCTCTCGACCACGTAAGCGCTCTGCTGCGGCACCACCACGGCGGTCTTCGCCAGAACGATGATCACCACCGCCGCCAGGACCAGCACAACAATCATCCCTTCACTCATTGTTTCTCTCCCCTTTGGTTCATTCCGTTTCTCGAACGACCCCCGACGGAGATCCCTTCACCCGCTCCGCACCCACAAGGTCAAACCTTCCACCTGAATAACCCTGCATCGCTGGCCTTTGGTCACCGGGCTTTCGCCGACATTCCGCGCGCTCCAGGCCGCCCCTCTCAGCTCTACCTTCCCGATTGCATCGACCGCAATCGGATCGAGCACAACGGCAACCTCCCCGACCAGACTGTCGATCTCTCTGCCCGTATCGGCCGCTTGGAACCTTTTCAGCAGCGGCTGCCGGAAAAACAATAATGTAACGATCGAAAACAGAGAGAAAAGCAGCCATTCCATCCACTCGGGCCCGGTGAATTTAAACGCCGCGAGCGACCCCACGATCAGGGCGCTGGCGCCGAAGAAAATGAGATAGAATCCGCCGGGGGTCATCATCTCCGCCAGCAAAAAGAAGAGGCCCAATAACAGCCACCCCCACCAAGGCATCATTTCACGCTCCAATCTACACGCTGCAAGAGAAACCGGCTAAGTATAAACAGAGGCGAACGAAGTATATCAAAGGGAAGTCCGCTGTCAAGAAAACCCGCTAAGACGCGGAGCCCATCGTACGGCTCAATCGATCTACCCAGAATCCAGCTAAAAACCGAAGAAAGACCATTCAAAGACCAAGATCGCTTTTCTCTCCTCTGTTACCCTCCGGATTGTAAAGAAGAAGAACGCTTCACAATCGATCAACCAGGGAGGTGCTTCAATGTCAAAAGAGATCCTATATTTTCTCCTGTTAATCGCTCCCATCATTCCGGCGTTTGTGGTGCTCACCCACGACACAGACCTGCCGAAAGAAACCAGGACAGGCGGAGCCGAACGGCTGCGTAAGGACTAGGGGAATGATGCGACATAAAAGGGAGGGGGTGGATCTTATCCGCCCCCTCCACGCGCTTTCGGATCTCCGATATTCGAAAACGGATTCCGGAGATCGGAACGTCTCCGTCGCGATGCGCCCCCCTCATCCCAGGTGAGGCGCTCTTCTCAACCGTGCGCTCCGAATTAAACCGATACCCCGGTTCCGCTGCTCTGAAACAAGGGCCCTTTCTTTGCAAAACCGCTTGATCGAGGCTGCACGGACGAGCCTTTGAGTAGGAGGGTCACCCCATGATCGTTCCCCTCTCCGCGCTATATGAACCGGCCGATTCCGCGCGCATCTACTTTGTGATTCTTGATCGGGAAATTTCCCTTCCGCCCGACGGGGCCGCCTCTTCTTGGAACTCAACCCAGATTGGAATCTGGGCGAGCAAAGGGCAGGTGATCGCGGTGCGGAATTCCCGATTTATTCCG of the Candidatus Manganitrophus noduliformans genome contains:
- the lexA gene encoding transcriptional repressor LexA codes for the protein MPQLLTDRQAQVLQFITGYLADHGFPPTQREIMRRFKMKSTRGVARHLEALEKKGHLSRSHRGARALELRGATRGIPVVGKVAAGEPILATENIEGRIDLNRSLARWKDAFLLKVKGDSMIQAGILEGDYLLVKPQPGAEEGEIVVALLNGEATVKRFEKKGERILLHSANPAYRPIEVTPQSGDFRIIGKAVAVIRSLESPIG
- a CDS encoding DEAD/DEAH box helicase, with the translated sequence MKMRFLEKVGIDTDVIPIWEKRYGPELLPVQEKAIQQTSLLQGGNLVVFAPTTSGKTFIAEILAIFAIRKGKRVFYLVPTKSLAEEKFAQFREAYRSLGIVTAISTRDHREWDAAILSKGFDIAIVVYEKLQSLLVTRPCLLEEVGVVILDELQMIADEERGPTIELLLTKLLHARVRPQFLGLSAVLGEGEALARWLQADLLIEEKRPVELRKGIFCRGIFSYREHNSGKEGEELWKEMRGEEEIDLMVPLASFLGGEREESTLLFLKDKPTVESAAVKIGEQVGLAPAEEAVEELLALEETTARDFLIRLLRKGIGIHHADLPLEQRQVIERHFRMGAIRILASTSTLAMGINCPAKNVLIESRQWHYFRRYHGTDTRPLPRSLHENMAGRGGRYGYIGDFGRAILVTHSSFRKKVWMDQYIAGMIEPLEPALRMEEIEEILLNLVASGEAATSKELAGFLKSTYTAQRRWKEKADSLEPLIASAVEKCQNQGALQAVGENRVVATGLGQITVLKGIRLATAVEIRHWMKTTDPSRLTDLEILYALALTEDAKRIYIPLPYRERRSRNYPSLLRKEIAHQQEGGKEIFQPRSGAVRPSEAEEARAVKKALLLQEWITSRSTVEIEQLYDLHAGAIARIGEAFSRLAEAASALAREIGWTPETVRSLSELSERLLQGVTVQGLALSRIHISGLSRTAIARLVREGYDSPEALLSLPIEILEKYLPGRVAAALFLQLHADKAQKQGEDQNFYRQRDHAREPSQEYPSRSEASPVLSIDLDQQLITYKDIRVELSSYPFKLLAALARTPGRVVNKVALYDALYGSAEKEDEDDRPYERQLADHKRKILAQIRKAVGNQKKRVILSEEIENLIAVRRGVGYTLNLNQREVSIHKETALR
- a CDS encoding EAL domain-containing protein; the encoded protein is MTDKPQETILIVEDDETTAVLERRCLERAGYKILTAATAQEGEERVVEGEIDLVLLDYTLPKGMTGLDFYMNLKAKGEDLPVIMVTAFSDEATIIKALRSGVRDFVTKSTAYLDYLPEAVERVLSDERTKKALARSEGELKRSASLILSTLEATADGLLVVDQDGKMIRFNRKFATMWRIPQRILDTKDNTQALKFVMTQLKDPKRFLAKIKEVYANPLAESFDLLEFKDGRVFEQLSQPHLLDGQPVGRVWSFRDVSDWKRAEERLIDLAHFDQLTGLPNRTLFQDRLRQALPQASRNGKLVALLFLDLDRFKLVNDSLGHTVGDLLLKEAAGRLTHCVRKSDTVARLGGDEFTVVLTNITSVHDAAKVAQKILDDFSRPFGLQGPELFVTPSIGITLYPFDGDDIDLLLKNADTAMYRAKQMGRNNYQFYSAEMNTATIAQLTLESSLRYALKREEFRIHYQPQVDLKTGCITSVEALLRWQHPSLGLVSPQDFIPIAEETGLIVPIGEWVLRTACAQAAAWQKANLPLMHMVVNLSIRQFKQPQLIETVERILGETGLSPRHLGLELTESMLMENEERTVSILTELNKLGVQISIDDFGTGYSSLRYLKCFPIHILKIDQSFVREIETNATDAAIVTSIIALARNLGLKVVAEGVESAAQLKFLRANGCDGMQGYYFSKPLSSEALEKKLSAPWSMQLDQEE
- a CDS encoding SPFH domain-containing protein; the encoded protein is MSEGMIVVLVLAAVVIIVLAKTAVVVPQQSAYVVERLGKFSGTLDAGFHILLPFLDAIRYRHSLKEQALDIPEQLCITRDNVQVGVDGVLYLKVMNPERASYGVTDYTFAIIQLAQTTLRSEVGKIELDRTFEERSTINLAVVSELDKATEPWGIKVLRYEIKNITPPEDVLAAMEKQMRAEREKRAVILNSEGVRDSAINAAEGEKQQVIKASEANKQQQINEAEGQAAAILTVAEATAQGIRKIAEAIQSPGGYQAVQLRVAEQYIDQFGNLAKEGNTLVVPATLSDVSAMIAMAMSIIRPGANPEPPPAVSRR
- a CDS encoding NfeD family protein, whose translation is MMPWWGWLLLGLFFLLAEMMTPGGFYLIFFGASALIVGSLAAFKFTGPEWMEWLLFSLFSIVTLLFFRQPLLKRFQAADTGREIDSLVGEVAVVLDPIAVDAIGKVELRGAAWSARNVGESPVTKGQRCRVIQVEGLTLWVRSG